CATCGGGGCGCACCGCAACCACCAGGGCGCTGTTGGACATTTCGCCGTCGCGCCGCAGGTAACTCATGCCATTGACAACCATGCCGTCCGGCTCGGAGGAAGCCACCACGACCTCGCCACCCGGGCACATACAGAAGGAATAGATTCCTCGTCCGGTCTGGGGGTCGTTCCATGTCAGGGCATACTCTGCCGCCGGGAGCCTCGGATAGCGTGCATGGCCAAACTGGATGCGGTTGATCAGCTCCGTCGGGTGCTCCACCCGCACACCCACCGCGAAAGGCTTGGCCTCCATGGCCACCCCTGCCGACCGGAGCATGTGATAGGTATCCCGCGCGCTATGGCCGCAGGCCAGCAGCAGGCTGTCGCAAGGCATTTCCTCCCTTCCGTCGAGAATCCCCCCCGTGATGCCTCCTTCATGGACCACCAGGGAACTGAGCCGGGTCCTGTAACGGATATCGACCCCCAGTTCGGTCAGCATCTGACGAAACCGGATCAGCACCAGGCGCAGCCGATCCGTTCCGACATGCGGCTTGGATTCGATGAGAATGTCTTGCGGCGCCCCGCATGCCACCAGTGTTTCCAGAACCGCCCTGTGCCAGGGGTGCCTGACCCTCGTGGTCAGCTTGCCGTCGGAAAAGGTACCTGCGCCGCCTTCGCCAAAAACGATGTTACTGTCGGGGTCAAAGTGACCCTCGCTGCGAAATCGCCGCACGTCCCTGACCCGACTCTCGACAGGACCGCCACGCTCCACCAGCGTAACCCGTGCGCCGCTGCGGGCCAGCCTCCAGGCGGCAAACAGGCCTGCCGGACCCATGCCTACGACCAGCACCCGCCATGGCCGGAGCAACGGCACAATCAGCGGCAAAGTCGGCGCTTCAGCTTTTTGCAGGCGGGAAAGACCGCGATGACGCTGTAGCAGCGCAGCTTCGTCGGCTACCTCGAACTGAACATTGAACACGCGCAGAATACGGTTTTTCCGCCGCGCGTCGATACCGCGGCGGACAATCCTGAGGTTTTTAAGCGCGTCGGGAGCGACGCCGAGTTCCTCGCCGATGCGCAACGGCAGCAACCCCTCGCCCTCGTCAAGGGTCAGTGCGATTTCTCGTAACAACAGGGACATGATGCTCAGATAGTCCAGTAGGATTGAGGAGCAGTAACCTTGTTCAGCAGCATGACACAGCAAGAGGGAACTCGAGATTGAAAACCGTCCCTTCCCCTTCGGTGCTGCGGACACTGATATGGCCTTGATAAGTCTTGACGATGCGCAATACCACCGACAAACCGAAACCGGTGCCCTTGGCCTTGGTTGTGAAGAACGGATCAAAGATCTTGGTCAGATTTTCTTTCGGAATCCCGCTGCCGGTGTCGGAAACCGCTATGGAAACCTTGTTGCTGTCGTACCGCACCGTCACCCCCAGACACCCGCCGTGCTGCATCTCGTACAGAGAGTTGGCGAAAAGATTATTGAAAATCTGCTCGATTTCACCGATATCCGCCATGATCGGAGGCGGCACCTGTTCATATTGTCGTTCAACTTTTACATGGCAGGATTTCAGCTGCTCGTCAAAACCATCCAGGATACGATCGATGGTTTCGACCAGGCAGACAGGCTTGAGTGTGACTTTCGGGCCCTTGCTGGCATCCAGAAGC
This portion of the Syntrophotalea acetylenica genome encodes:
- a CDS encoding NAD(P)/FAD-dependent oxidoreductase, whose protein sequence is MSLLLREIALTLDEGEGLLPLRIGEELGVAPDALKNLRIVRRGIDARRKNRILRVFNVQFEVADEAALLQRHRGLSRLQKAEAPTLPLIVPLLRPWRVLVVGMGPAGLFAAWRLARSGARVTLVERGGPVESRVRDVRRFRSEGHFDPDSNIVFGEGGAGTFSDGKLTTRVRHPWHRAVLETLVACGAPQDILIESKPHVGTDRLRLVLIRFRQMLTELGVDIRYRTRLSSLVVHEGGITGGILDGREEMPCDSLLLACGHSARDTYHMLRSAGVAMEAKPFAVGVRVEHPTELINRIQFGHARYPRLPAAEYALTWNDPQTGRGIYSFCMCPGGEVVVASSEPDGMVVNGMSYLRRDGEMSNSALVVAVRPDDFDDHDALAGVRFQRRWERQAFALGGGTFRAPAQNLLAFLGSGSGPLHSTCRPGVCEAELAEALPDFVTIGLRRALPHFDRRMRGFITGDATLVGIETRTSAPLRILRGSDGQSVSHPGLFPAGEGAGYAGGIMSAALDGIHIGEQIIRSVPTGRCR